One Eurosta solidaginis isolate ZX-2024a chromosome 5, ASM4086904v1, whole genome shotgun sequence DNA segment encodes these proteins:
- the Cpr76Bc gene encoding uncharacterized protein Cpr76Bc isoform X4 — protein MMEYAPEYAHPEYAFSYGVKDLHTGDVKSQWESRNGDSIKGHYSILEPDGSIRTVHYTADAKNGFNAVVKTVGANSHPVTESPHAENGINDDTSQSKINHYSKNQEHIVLSSDIKQQKKPIEDLTHSHPKIPSLVEFKPHARIKQVPMELEPGMRNRLQQARDEYYQNQSIQQHIEEEEMEEMEEIIQQPHIRVPDAYNNQENDWKALVVHQNSDYEPIYGNHKNTYQNEENFISTKQSIANVGQNGGGGGGNIRSSLHTDFIASAPSHQRNHQQPSHYKPSINNITPGKKLPFTAPNYKYYNKNNNGQSHNKYQTNFKAPPQQSRPDYGHYFQRKTKKFNHKDSAGPVVFPNHTGDEQSAASTQLIQSMVRLDRKHIIPMYANHYSSDGYRHQRYRTN, from the coding sequence GCGCATCCCGAATATGCTTTCAGTTATGGCGTCAAAGATTTACACACAGGCGATGTGAAATCACAATGGGAATCACGTAATGGTGACTCTATAAAGGGTCACTATAGCATACTCGAGCCAGATGGTTCGATACGTACCGTTCATTATACAGCTGATGCCAAAAATGGCTTCAATGCTGTTGTGAAGACAGTTGGTGCCAATTCGCATCCAGTCACCGAATCACCACATGCTGAAAATGGTATCAATGATGACACATCACAATCGAAAATTAATCACTATAGTAAAAATCAAGAACATATAGTGCTAAGTTCAGATATTAAACAACAAAAGAAACCAATTGAAGATCTAACACATTCGCATCCAAAAATACCCAGCCTAGTTGAATTTAAGCCACATGCGCGTATAAAGCAAGTACCAATGGAATTGGAACCGGGTATGCGTAACAGATTACAACAAGCACGCGATGAATATTATCAAAACCAATCGATTCAACAGCATATCGAAGAAGAAGAAATGGAAGAAATGGAAGAAATCATACAACAACCACACATACGCGTACCAGATGCGTATAATAATCAGGAAAACGATTGGAAAGCGCTGGTGGTGCATCAAAATTCTGATTATGAACCGATTTATGGTAATCATAAAAATACATATCAAAATGAAGAAAATTTCATATCAACTAAACAATCAATAGCAAATGTGGGACAaaatggtggtggtggtggtggtaatATTCGTAGTTCATTACACACAGATTTTATTGCATCAGCACCTTCACATCAACGCAATCATCAACAACCCTCTCATTATAAGCCGAGTATTAATAATATAACTCCTGGGAAAAAACTTCCTTTTACAGCACCCAATTACAaatattacaacaaaaacaacaacggccAATCACATAACAAATATCAAACGAATTTCAAAGCACCTCCACAACAAAGCCGTCCAGATTATGGACATTACTTTCAACGTAAGACAAAGAAATTCAATCATAAAGACTCAGCTGGACCGGTGGTTTTCCCCAATCATACAGGAGATGAACAAAGTGCTGCTTCAACTCAATTGATACAGTCAATGGTGCGGCTTGATCGTAAGCACATAATACCGATGTATGCAAATCATTACAGCTCAGATGGTTATCGTCATCAACGTTATCgtacaaattaa